The Actinomadura sp. WMMB 499 genome includes a window with the following:
- a CDS encoding cyclopropane-fatty-acyl-phospholipid synthase family protein, with product MAPGETTSTAHPTPCDVGGFYDRSGQHLTRFFGGAMHYGYWTGPDDDSTLEEASERFTDLMAAKLDAAGGRILDLGCGTGEPAVRLARTTGAEVVGISISAQDVRAATERAEAAGLADRVRFEVADAMAAPYPDASFDAVLALESMGHMPDRATVLAEIARMLRPGGRLAFCEAFRKATLSPEAERAARAVFDAWMGGSPLIPIEDYPPLVRGAGLELDEVTDVSVNIQKTQAHLMERMRTGLEQDPDFPPDLARIMDAQRAVLPFRDEIVAQGGYGGYLVVTAHLPGQSRPPSPPRRRPAPAGPEEPS from the coding sequence ATGGCCCCTGGCGAGACGACGAGCACCGCCCACCCGACGCCCTGCGACGTCGGCGGCTTCTACGACCGGTCCGGACAGCACCTGACCCGCTTCTTCGGCGGCGCCATGCACTACGGCTACTGGACCGGCCCCGACGACGACAGCACGCTGGAGGAGGCGTCCGAACGCTTCACCGACCTGATGGCCGCGAAACTGGACGCGGCCGGCGGGCGGATCCTGGACCTCGGCTGCGGTACCGGCGAGCCCGCCGTCCGGCTGGCCCGCACCACCGGCGCCGAGGTGGTCGGCATCTCGATCAGCGCGCAGGACGTGCGCGCCGCCACCGAGCGCGCCGAGGCGGCCGGACTGGCGGACCGGGTCCGGTTCGAGGTCGCCGACGCGATGGCGGCGCCGTACCCGGACGCCTCCTTCGACGCGGTCCTGGCCCTGGAATCCATGGGCCACATGCCCGACCGCGCCACGGTCCTCGCCGAGATCGCGCGGATGCTGCGGCCGGGCGGGCGGCTGGCCTTCTGCGAGGCGTTCCGCAAGGCGACCCTGTCCCCCGAGGCCGAGCGGGCGGCGCGGGCGGTGTTCGACGCCTGGATGGGCGGTTCGCCTCTCATCCCGATCGAGGATTACCCCCCGCTGGTCCGCGGGGCGGGTCTGGAACTCGACGAGGTCACCGACGTCAGCGTCAACATCCAGAAGACGCAGGCGCACCTGATGGAGCGGATGCGCACCGGCCTGGAGCAGGACCCGGACTTCCCGCCGGACCTCGCCCGCATCATGGACGCGCAACGCGCGGTGCTGCCGTTCCGGGACGAGATCGTCGCCCAGGGCGGCTACGGCGGCTACCTCGTCGTGACCGCGCATCTGCCCGGGCAGAGCCGACCCCCGTCCCCGCCCCGCCGGCGCCCGGCGCCGGCCGGCCCGGAGGAGCCGTCGTGA
- a CDS encoding cytochrome P450, with amino-acid sequence MNTDPQTLTMAPPRLSDGGGELFGWGRRMRAERPVARDADGIWHVLRYADVQRVVSDHASFSSDPTAVLPGTARFRGSMLWMDPPEHQKVRRVISRIFTPKAVAELEPRVRRTAADLLDVAAGRTELDLVRDLALPLPITVIAEILGIPVSDRARFETWAARMVDALVLDPVTDPDAMKQVGAGSGEVNVYLLEHCRRRRDEPAGDLLSRLVTADVDGHRLTDREAMNFGRVLLEAALITTTMMITNTVECLDRHPGLAAEVRADRTLIPAVFDETLRYRPPILMIPRYTRGAVEIGGVTVPPRSLVKAWLAVANRDERQFADPDAFDPRRRPNPHIAFGKGVHYCLGAQLARLEGEIALNLLLDRYADIGITPGAALEYHPRNFFGVKRLPLTVTPV; translated from the coding sequence GTGAACACCGATCCGCAGACCCTGACGATGGCGCCGCCCCGCCTGTCGGACGGGGGTGGCGAACTGTTCGGCTGGGGCCGCCGGATGCGCGCCGAACGTCCGGTGGCCCGCGACGCCGACGGCATCTGGCACGTCCTGCGCTACGCCGACGTGCAGCGCGTCGTCTCCGACCACGCCTCCTTCTCCAGCGACCCGACCGCGGTGCTGCCGGGAACGGCGCGTTTCCGGGGCAGCATGCTCTGGATGGACCCGCCAGAGCACCAGAAGGTGCGACGCGTGATCAGCAGGATCTTCACGCCGAAGGCGGTCGCCGAGCTGGAGCCGCGCGTGCGGCGCACCGCGGCCGACCTGCTGGACGTCGCCGCGGGCCGCACCGAACTGGACCTGGTGCGGGACCTGGCGCTGCCGCTGCCCATCACCGTCATCGCCGAGATCCTCGGCATCCCCGTCTCTGACCGCGCGCGCTTCGAGACCTGGGCCGCGCGGATGGTGGACGCCCTCGTCCTGGACCCGGTCACCGATCCCGACGCGATGAAGCAGGTCGGCGCCGGGTCGGGCGAGGTCAACGTCTACCTGCTGGAGCACTGCCGGCGCAGGCGCGACGAACCCGCCGGGGACCTGCTGAGCCGCCTGGTGACCGCCGACGTGGACGGGCACCGCCTGACCGACCGCGAGGCGATGAACTTCGGCCGCGTGCTGCTGGAGGCCGCCCTCATCACCACCACCATGATGATCACCAACACGGTGGAGTGCCTCGACCGGCACCCCGGCCTCGCGGCCGAGGTGCGCGCCGACCGCACGCTGATCCCCGCCGTGTTCGACGAGACGCTGCGGTACCGTCCGCCCATCCTGATGATCCCGCGCTACACCCGGGGCGCCGTCGAGATCGGCGGGGTGACCGTCCCGCCGCGTTCACTGGTCAAGGCGTGGCTGGCGGTGGCCAACCGCGACGAACGGCAGTTCGCCGACCCCGACGCCTTCGACCCGCGCCGCCGCCCCAACCCGCACATCGCCTTCGGCAAGGGTGTCCACTACTGCCTCGGCGCGCAGCTCGCCCGCCTGGAGGGCGAGATCGCGCTGAACCTGCTGCTGGACCGGTACGCCGACATCGGGATCACGCCGGGTGCCGCGCTGGAATACCACCCGCGGAACTTCTTCGGGGTCAAGCGCCTGCCGCTGACCGTCACACCGGTCTGA
- a CDS encoding alpha/beta fold hydrolase: protein MNDVEELKTFAAVHARTQRITPRRCAEILRRVRSDKDGAPDSWTRVWCEAAEELERRGHPLDAGRHYAMARFPFVDGPAREHAHRRCVEMFEVWRGGQPGVERLDAADADGRFGCYAAGLSSEDPQPLLIVMGGIVSVKEQWAPTLRQAARLGMACVVTEMPGVGENGVPYTPHAHTMLSRVIDAVGARADTGRTYALALSFGGHLALRGAAADPRLRGVVTTGAPVGPFFTDAAWRRAVPRVTMDTLAHLTGTARRDLDDVLPRYALGPADLVRVRVPVRYVASLRDEIVPRADVALLRAHLSDLKVLELDDVHASPGHLAESSLWTARSLLELRGGGGAQAALLGGLLAAFRTRRRLTAPRDRAVRPV, encoded by the coding sequence ATGAACGACGTTGAGGAACTGAAGACCTTCGCGGCGGTGCACGCCCGCACCCAGCGGATCACGCCCCGGCGCTGCGCGGAGATCCTGCGGAGGGTCCGCAGCGACAAGGACGGGGCGCCGGATTCGTGGACGCGCGTCTGGTGCGAGGCCGCCGAGGAGCTGGAGCGCCGCGGTCACCCGCTCGACGCGGGCCGCCACTACGCCATGGCCCGCTTCCCGTTCGTGGACGGCCCCGCCCGGGAGCACGCCCACCGCAGGTGTGTGGAGATGTTCGAGGTGTGGCGGGGCGGGCAGCCCGGTGTCGAACGCCTCGACGCGGCGGACGCGGACGGACGGTTCGGCTGCTACGCCGCCGGGCTGTCGTCGGAAGATCCGCAGCCGCTGCTGATCGTCATGGGCGGCATCGTCAGCGTCAAGGAGCAGTGGGCGCCGACCCTGCGGCAGGCGGCCCGGCTCGGCATGGCGTGCGTGGTGACCGAGATGCCCGGCGTCGGGGAGAACGGCGTCCCGTACACGCCGCACGCGCACACGATGCTGTCGCGGGTGATCGACGCGGTCGGCGCCCGCGCCGACACCGGCCGCACCTACGCGCTGGCGCTCAGCTTCGGCGGCCACCTCGCCCTGCGCGGCGCCGCCGCGGACCCCCGGCTGCGGGGCGTCGTGACCACCGGCGCCCCTGTCGGCCCGTTCTTCACCGACGCGGCATGGCGCCGCGCGGTCCCGAGGGTGACGATGGACACGCTCGCGCACCTCACCGGCACGGCCCGCCGGGACCTGGACGACGTGCTGCCCCGCTACGCGCTCGGACCGGCGGACCTGGTCCGCGTCCGGGTGCCCGTCCGGTACGTCGCCAGCCTCCGCGACGAGATCGTCCCGCGCGCGGACGTCGCGCTGCTGCGCGCGCATCTGTCGGACCTGAAGGTGCTCGAACTGGACGACGTGCACGCCTCGCCGGGCCATCTGGCCGAGTCGAGCCTGTGGACGGCGCGGTCGCTGCTGGAGCTGAGGGGCGGCGGTGGCGCGCAGGCCGCGCTGCTCGGCGGGCTGCTGGCCGCGTTCCGGACCCGGCGCCGCCTCACCGCCCCCCGCGACCGGGCCGTCAGACCGGTGTGA
- a CDS encoding 2-oxo acid dehydrogenase subunit E2 produces the protein MRTGPVARERRHTLHFLAELRPFAPVFLDTEVDMGRVLAHRADGRAGGGRYSVVSYALHAAGRALARHPEANAAVRGRVRPTVARYPAAHGKVTLDKTLNGRRVVLAAVVADTDRASLEEIQRRVDHFRDGDPDTMPEFAGVRVLHRLPWPLRTLAYRLGSRPLARRPEVLGTFAVTSLGHRPVDGFHSVGGTTVTLGLGRVLDRPVVRDGAVAVAPIMRLSLAFDHRVIDGAEAADLLADIKDGLEGFAAPVPVPAVEGATDERR, from the coding sequence ATGAGGACCGGACCCGTGGCCCGGGAGCGGCGGCACACCCTGCACTTCCTGGCGGAGCTGCGGCCGTTCGCCCCCGTCTTCCTCGACACCGAGGTCGACATGGGGCGCGTGCTCGCCCACCGCGCCGACGGACGCGCCGGCGGCGGACGCTACTCGGTCGTCTCCTACGCGCTGCACGCGGCGGGCCGGGCGCTGGCCCGCCACCCCGAGGCCAACGCCGCCGTACGCGGCCGCGTCCGCCCCACGGTGGCGCGCTACCCGGCGGCGCACGGCAAGGTCACGCTGGACAAGACGCTGAACGGCCGCCGCGTCGTGCTCGCCGCCGTCGTCGCCGACACCGACCGCGCCTCGCTGGAGGAGATCCAGCGCCGCGTCGACCACTTCCGCGACGGCGACCCGGACACGATGCCGGAGTTCGCCGGCGTCCGGGTGCTGCACCGGCTGCCGTGGCCGCTGCGCACGCTGGCCTACCGGCTCGGGTCCCGGCCGCTGGCCCGCCGGCCCGAGGTGCTGGGCACGTTCGCGGTCACCTCGCTCGGCCACCGCCCGGTGGACGGCTTCCACTCGGTCGGCGGCACCACCGTCACGCTGGGCCTCGGCCGCGTCCTGGACCGTCCCGTCGTCCGGGACGGCGCGGTGGCCGTCGCCCCGATCATGCGGCTCAGCCTGGCCTTCGACCACCGTGTGATCGACGGCGCCGAAGCCGCCGACCTGCTCGCCGACATCAAGGACGGGCTGGAGGGCTTCGCGGCGCCCGTGCCGGTCCCGGCCGTGGAGGGCGCCACCGATGAACGACGTTGA
- a CDS encoding acyl carrier protein, which produces MTIDDLVALVRDELGLPVTVESAGQTFDHIPGWDSMHLLWLVTTLERQTGRSLSMPDLLEAASLENVHALVTAS; this is translated from the coding sequence GTGACGATCGACGACCTCGTCGCACTCGTGCGCGACGAACTCGGCCTGCCGGTGACGGTCGAGAGCGCCGGGCAGACGTTCGACCACATCCCCGGATGGGACTCGATGCACCTGCTGTGGCTCGTGACCACGCTGGAGCGGCAGACCGGCCGCAGCCTGTCCATGCCGGATCTCCTGGAGGCGGCCAGCCTGGAGAACGTCCACGCGCTGGTCACCGCGTCATGA
- a CDS encoding HAD family hydrolase, with amino-acid sequence MAAEPVGPGPAATGPAGPAELAELAAAGRLAAEYPRVPGLLSGVTGAELARAGRLLARLDPEEIARAHPGVPACTVAITGHGTVAGLVPDLTAELARHGMLLRSHLTPFGTYVSELLDPASGLYAAEPDLALCVLDGGVVFDEVPVPWTPDDVERTARQKAALLRGLAAAFAAAGRGTLVLNTVPLERRYTAQLVDHRARARLGVVWREFNTALLELAAEQPGVVVLDLDPLVGAAGAAEDPRPSVYAKAHLPAEVLTGYAREAGHLARHLAGRTGKCLVLDLDGTLWGGTLGDDGPDGIQVGEGPRGEAFAGFQRVVRQLGSQGVLLAAVSKNDADLVRSTLRDHPGMVLREDDFVRVVANWRPKPDNLAELAADLGLGVGGLVFVDDSPYERGLVAHRLPEVAVVAVDGEPAWHAARLLRDGWFDVVELTREDTARPARYRAELDRRDFSAGFDSLDDYLRELGVRVDIAPAGAADAARVSQLTLRTNQFNLTTRRLSPGEVAALAGDPDTPVLTVRAADRFGDNGLVGAVFLRRRGGVLHIDNFLLSCRVFARGIEQACMAAVLLHARDSGAREVLADYRPTPRNAGAREFYPRQGFRPADDAGGADGALLFRHDLRRVVPPPGHVRLTAGFAAPEGIQQ; translated from the coding sequence ATGGCGGCGGAGCCCGTCGGCCCGGGCCCGGCGGCGACCGGGCCGGCCGGGCCGGCCGAGCTGGCCGAGCTGGCCGCCGCCGGCCGGCTCGCCGCCGAGTATCCCCGGGTCCCGGGGCTGCTGTCCGGCGTCACCGGCGCCGAACTGGCCAGGGCCGGGCGACTGCTGGCCCGGCTCGACCCCGAGGAGATCGCGCGCGCTCACCCGGGCGTCCCGGCATGCACCGTCGCGATCACCGGGCACGGCACGGTCGCCGGGCTGGTGCCCGACCTGACCGCCGAACTGGCCCGGCACGGGATGCTGCTGCGGTCGCACCTGACGCCCTTCGGCACCTACGTGAGCGAGTTGCTCGATCCCGCCAGCGGCCTGTACGCCGCCGAACCCGACCTGGCGCTGTGCGTCCTGGACGGCGGCGTCGTCTTCGACGAGGTGCCGGTGCCCTGGACCCCGGACGACGTCGAACGGACGGCCCGCCAGAAGGCCGCGCTGCTGCGCGGGCTGGCCGCCGCGTTCGCCGCGGCGGGCCGGGGCACCCTCGTGCTGAACACCGTCCCGCTGGAGCGCCGGTACACGGCCCAGCTCGTGGATCACCGGGCGCGGGCCCGCCTCGGCGTCGTCTGGCGGGAGTTCAACACCGCGCTGCTGGAGCTCGCGGCCGAGCAGCCCGGCGTCGTCGTCCTGGACCTCGACCCCCTCGTCGGCGCCGCCGGCGCGGCCGAGGACCCCCGGCCCTCGGTCTACGCCAAGGCGCACCTCCCGGCGGAGGTCCTCACCGGCTACGCCCGGGAGGCCGGGCACCTCGCGCGGCACCTCGCCGGCCGCACCGGCAAGTGCCTGGTCCTGGACCTGGACGGGACACTGTGGGGCGGCACGCTCGGCGACGACGGGCCGGACGGCATCCAGGTCGGGGAGGGCCCGCGAGGGGAGGCGTTCGCGGGGTTCCAGCGCGTCGTCCGGCAGCTCGGCTCCCAAGGCGTCCTGCTCGCCGCCGTCAGCAAGAACGACGCCGACCTCGTCCGCAGTACGCTGCGCGACCATCCGGGCATGGTGCTGCGCGAGGACGACTTCGTCCGGGTCGTCGCGAACTGGCGGCCCAAGCCCGACAACCTCGCCGAGCTGGCCGCCGACCTCGGCCTCGGCGTCGGCGGACTGGTGTTCGTCGACGACAGCCCCTACGAGCGGGGCCTGGTCGCCCACCGGCTGCCGGAGGTCGCCGTCGTCGCGGTGGACGGCGAACCGGCCTGGCACGCGGCGCGGCTGCTGCGCGACGGCTGGTTCGACGTCGTCGAACTGACCCGGGAGGACACCGCCCGGCCCGCCCGCTACCGCGCCGAGCTGGACCGGCGCGACTTCTCCGCCGGGTTCGACTCGCTGGACGACTACCTGCGGGAGCTCGGCGTCCGGGTGGACATCGCTCCCGCCGGGGCGGCCGACGCCGCCCGCGTCTCCCAGCTCACGCTGCGCACCAACCAGTTCAACCTCACCACCCGGCGCCTGTCACCGGGGGAGGTCGCCGCCCTGGCCGGTGACCCGGACACCCCCGTGCTCACCGTCCGGGCCGCCGACCGCTTCGGCGACAACGGGCTGGTGGGGGCGGTGTTCCTGCGCCGCCGCGGCGGCGTACTGCACATCGACAACTTCCTGCTGAGCTGCCGGGTGTTCGCCCGCGGCATCGAGCAGGCGTGCATGGCCGCCGTCCTGCTGCACGCCCGCGACAGCGGGGCGCGCGAGGTCCTGGCCGACTACCGCCCGACGCCCCGCAACGCGGGCGCCCGGGAGTTCTATCCGCGGCAGGGCTTCCGGCCCGCCGACGACGCCGGCGGCGCGGACGGGGCCCTGCTCTTCCGTCACGACCTGCGCCGCGTCGTCCCGCCGCCCGGACATGTCCGGCTCACGGCCGGGTTCGCCGCACCCGAAGGGATCCAACAGTGA
- a CDS encoding 3-oxoacyl-ACP synthase III family protein, protein MAAPDISVRAVRTELPGPPVGNAALARRFGMGEAWQSWVDTFVGTANRHYAVDLETGEVRCTLADLGARVGAEALAAAGVEPGEVDLIVLGTASPDELMPATVNVIADRIGVDGVPSFQLQSGCTGAVQALMVAQQALLAGTARTALVLGGDVSYKHLDPTADISGALPAQLVNLVLFGDGMGAAVLSAGAEPGGVLLRRLLLRLSGLGRPPGQTVAWYGASRRADGPAASEDYKAIEDSVPDMAAETMHELLGQVNWKADDLAYLLPPQLSGRMTARIVERMAVTGPQELSCVGEIGNNGNGLLFFQLERLLERIAPGERALAVAIEASKWIRGGLALERV, encoded by the coding sequence ATGGCTGCTCCCGACATCAGCGTCCGCGCCGTACGGACCGAGCTGCCCGGCCCCCCGGTCGGCAACGCGGCGCTGGCCCGGCGGTTCGGCATGGGGGAGGCGTGGCAGAGCTGGGTGGACACCTTCGTCGGCACCGCCAACCGGCACTACGCCGTCGACCTGGAGACCGGCGAGGTCCGCTGTACGCTCGCCGACCTCGGCGCGCGGGTGGGCGCGGAGGCGCTGGCCGCCGCCGGCGTCGAGCCCGGCGAGGTCGATCTGATCGTGCTCGGCACCGCCTCCCCGGACGAGCTGATGCCCGCCACCGTGAACGTCATCGCCGACCGGATCGGCGTGGACGGTGTGCCGAGTTTCCAGCTCCAGTCCGGCTGCACCGGCGCGGTACAGGCGCTCATGGTGGCGCAGCAGGCACTGCTGGCCGGGACGGCGCGGACCGCGCTGGTCCTCGGCGGGGACGTCTCCTACAAGCACCTGGACCCCACCGCCGACATCTCCGGCGCGCTGCCCGCGCAGCTCGTCAACCTGGTGCTGTTCGGCGACGGGATGGGCGCCGCGGTGCTGTCTGCGGGCGCCGAGCCCGGCGGCGTCCTGCTGCGACGGCTGCTGCTGCGGCTGTCGGGCCTCGGCCGCCCGCCGGGCCAGACCGTGGCCTGGTACGGGGCGAGCCGCCGCGCCGACGGGCCCGCCGCCAGCGAGGACTACAAGGCGATCGAGGATTCCGTTCCGGACATGGCGGCCGAGACGATGCACGAGCTGCTCGGCCAGGTGAACTGGAAGGCCGACGACCTGGCCTATCTGCTGCCGCCTCAGCTCTCCGGGCGGATGACCGCCCGCATCGTGGAGCGGATGGCCGTCACCGGACCGCAGGAGCTGAGCTGCGTCGGCGAGATCGGCAACAACGGCAACGGCCTGCTGTTCTTCCAGCTCGAACGGCTGCTGGAGCGGATCGCGCCGGGCGAGCGGGCGCTGGCCGTCGCCATCGAGGCGAGCAAGTGGATCCGCGGCGGGCTGGCCCTGGAGAGGGTCTGA